Below is a window of Rhodopseudomonas sp. P2A-2r DNA.
GTTTCTTCGCGCGATAGCGCATGATCGGCGCCGGCCAAACGAAAGCGCCTCCGGATGGCTCCGGAGGCGCGTCGCTCATGCAATATGGTGAGGGTCAGTAGCCCCAGCGGCTCGGCGGACGGCGCGGCGGCCGCGACATCAGCATGGCCAGCGCGAAGCCGATGCCGCCCGCGATCAGCAGCGCGCCGAGCGGATTGTCGCGCACCGTCTTGGCAACAGCTTCAGAACCCTCGCGATAGGTGTCGCCGCTGTTGTCGATGGCGTCCTTGGCAAAGTTCACGGCTGCATCGGATGCATCGCGCGCGGCATCCTTGGCCTGGCCGTACAGGTTCTGCACGGTGCCCGCTGCTTCGCGGGCACGCCCGGAAGCTTCCGTGCGTGCATCGCCGGTGATGCCGCCCACGACGCCTTCAACCTTGCCGGCCGCATCCTTGGCCATGCCTGAAATCCGATCCTTGTCCATGTTCGCTGCTCCATGAGGAAATTCTCGCTCTTACAAGTCACCAGACCCGCACAGGTTCCCGGCGTTCCGCAGCGGTTAGCGAGGCAGAGCGCTCGCGCGCCTCACTCTGCGTCGAGCTGGCCCCTGTAATCGTCCAGCACGCCCTGGACGCGGTAGCAGCTGGCGCTATCGGGGGTGAACGGCGCCCAGCGTTTGAGTTCGACCACGTAGACCGTGGAGTCCTGCAGGCCACGCGCGTAGCCGGCCTCGATATTCTTCTGGTCGGCAGCCGAAAGATAGCGGTTCAGTGCCGCGCGTAAACTCTTGGTCTGGCCCTGGCTGATGAAGTCCTGCATCTCGCAGCGTGTCGCCGCGGCGAAGAACGAACCCGCGCTGACAGCGACGTGAGACGGCATCGCCTCCGCGGGCGTGCCGCACAGGCCGAGCAGCACCAGCCACGCCCCGCGTCTCGTCATGTCGCGATATCCACCAGCCATCGCCCGCAAACGTAGCGTGCGGGCGGCGACGATCAATCGGCCTTTGGTCGCGGTCGGGACATGACGACGTTCGCCGGCGGAACAGGCCCGCGGCGCAGAGGGAACATGGAGCATGAGAACCGGGGGATCGAGAGAGGGAGATGTCACGACCTTGAGGTCGCGCAGCAATCCCGCTTTTGTGTGGTCATCGGAGTGAGTCCCGATTTATCCACATGCGCTGCAACTATCACATCAGGCGCAGGTCGTGAGTTCCCCGCTCCGCTTCGCGAAGCAATGCCTCGCGAAGCAGAGAGGTGAAAACCGTCGTTACTTCGGCAGTGTCGTGCTGCCCATCAGCTGCTGGTCGATGGCGCGTGCGCACAGGCGGCCTTCGCGGATCGCCCACACCACCAGCGACTGACCGCGGCGCATGTCGCCGGCGGAGAACACCTTCGGCAGCGAAGTCGCGAAGTCGGTGGTGGCGGCGCGGACATTGCCGCGCGGATCGAGGTCGACGCCAAGGGTCTTCAGCAGGCCCTCATGCACCGGATGGACGAAGCCCATGGCCAGCAGAACGAGATCGGCCTTGAGCACGAATTCGGTGCCCGGGATCGGCTTGAACTTGTCGTCGACCTGTACGCAGTTAAGCTGTTCGACCTTGCCGTCGGAGCCCGAGAAGGTCTGGGTCAGCACGGCGAATTCGCGCTTCGCGCCTTCGGCCTGGCTCGACGAGGTCCGCATCTTGAGCGGCCAATAGGGCCACGACAGGCCCTTGTTCTCGTGTTCCGGCGGCGCCGGCATGATCTCGAGCTGGGTCACCGATAGCGCGCCCTGGCGGAACGAGGTGCCGATACAGTCGGAGCCGGTGTCGCCGCCGCCGATGACGACGACATGCTTGCCGCCGGCGAGAATGTCGGAGACGGCGCCGAGCGGCTCGCTGGAGACGCGGCGGTTCTGCTGCGGCAGGAAATCCATCGCAAAGTGGATGCCCTTGAGGTCGCGGCCGGGGATCGGCAGGTCGCGCGCGGCCTCGGCGCCGCCTGTCAGCGCAACGGCGTCATGCTTCGCCAGCAATTCCTGCGGGTCGATCGCGTTGGGCGAGGTGCCGCCGACAGCGCGGCCGTAATGGAAGGTGACGCCTTCGGCCTGCATCTGTTCGACACGGCGGTCGATGACGTGCTTTTCCATCTTGAAGTCGGGAATGCCGTAGCGCATCAGGCCGCCGGCCTTGGCGAACTTCTCGTAGACATGGACGTCATGGCCGGCGCGCGCCAGCTGCTGGGCACAGGCCATGCCGGCCGGGCCGGCGCCGACCACCGCAACGGACTTGCCGGTCTTCACGGCGGCAATCTCCGGCTTCAGCCAGCCGTTATCCCATGCCTTGTCGACGATAGCGCATTCGATGGTCTTGATGGTCACCGGGTTGTCGTCGATGTTCAGCGTGCACGACGCCTCGCACGGCGCCGGGCAGATGCGCCCGGTGATCTCCGGGAAATTGTTGGTGGAGTGCAAGTTGCGGGAGGCCTCTTCCCAGTTGCCGTTGTAGACGAGGTCGTTCCAGTCCGGGATCTGGTTGTTGACCGGGCAGCCTGGCGTGCCGGGCTGAACCGAGCCGGTGCCGTGGCAATAGGGAATGCCGCAATTCATGCAGCGCGCCGCCTGGTCGCGGACGTCCTTCTCGTTCAGCGGAATGACGAACTCGCTGTAACCCTTGAGGCGTTCGGCGACCGGCGCATACTTGCGGTCGTGACGTTCGATTTCCAGAAAACCTGTGATCTTGCCCATGTAACCCAACGCCCCTGCAACTTGTCCCATCGTCATCCTGAGGAGCGAGCCCATTTGGGCGAGCCTCGAAGGATGAGTGTTCAACTTCCGTGTTCAACCATCCGTGTTCAACCATCCGTCGCCCTTCGAGGCCGTCGCTGCGCGACGGCCTCGAAGGGCGACGGGCTCTGTGTTACGCCCCGATCGCGAGCTTCGGTTCGGCGTCGGCGTTCTTCGCCTTCAGTTCCTTCAGCGCGCGGCGGTATTCCACCGGCATCACCTTGCGGAATTTCGGCAGCCAGGTCTTCCAGTCCTTGAGGATGGTCGCCGCCTTGACCGAACCCGCGAGCTTGGCGTGGCGCGAGATCAGCACGTGCAGCCGCTCGATGTCGGAGTCGAGCAGGTCGGCGAACACGTCAACCCGGCCGTGGGCCTCGAGATCGCCGGACTGGTGATAGGTGTTCTCGGCGATCATCTCTTCCGACAGCACCGGCTCCAGTTCGACCATGGCCATGTTGCACAGCTTGGGGAATTCGCCGTCCTCGTCGAGCACATAGGCGATGCCGCCGGACATGCCGGCCGCGAAGTTGCGTCCGGTCTTGCCGAGCACCACGACGATGCCGCCGGTCATGTATTCGCAGCAATGGTCGCCGGCGCCCTCGACAACCGCCACCGCACCGGAGTTGCGCACGGCGAAGCGTTCGCCGGCGACGCCGCGGAAGTAGCATTCGCCCTCGATCGCGCCGTACATCACGGTATTGCCGACGATGATGGACTCCTCAGGCACGATACCGGAATGCGCTGGCGGGCGCACGATGATGTGACCGCCGGACAGACCCTTGCCGACATAGTCGTTGCCTTCGCCTTCGAGATCGAAGGTGATGCCCTTGCACAGCCAGGCGCCGAACGCCTGGCCCGCGGTGCCCTTGAAGGCGACGTGGATGGTATCGTCGGGCAGGCCGGCATGGCCGTAGATCTTGGCCACCGTGCCGGACAGCATGGCGCCGGCCGAACGGTTGGTGTTGTTGATCTCGCTCTCGATCTTCACCGGCGCGCCGCGGTCGATTGCGGGCCCGGCCTGCGCAATCAGGGTACGATCGAGCACGCCTTCCAGGTGATGATCC
It encodes the following:
- a CDS encoding CsbD family protein; its protein translation is MDKDRISGMAKDAAGKVEGVVGGITGDARTEASGRAREAAGTVQNLYGQAKDAARDASDAAVNFAKDAIDNSGDTYREGSEAVAKTVRDNPLGALLIAGGIGFALAMLMSRPPRRPPSRWGY
- a CDS encoding glutamate synthase subunit beta — translated: MGKITGFLEIERHDRKYAPVAERLKGYSEFVIPLNEKDVRDQAARCMNCGIPYCHGTGSVQPGTPGCPVNNQIPDWNDLVYNGNWEEASRNLHSTNNFPEITGRICPAPCEASCTLNIDDNPVTIKTIECAIVDKAWDNGWLKPEIAAVKTGKSVAVVGAGPAGMACAQQLARAGHDVHVYEKFAKAGGLMRYGIPDFKMEKHVIDRRVEQMQAEGVTFHYGRAVGGTSPNAIDPQELLAKHDAVALTGGAEAARDLPIPGRDLKGIHFAMDFLPQQNRRVSSEPLGAVSDILAGGKHVVVIGGGDTGSDCIGTSFRQGALSVTQLEIMPAPPEHENKGLSWPYWPLKMRTSSSQAEGAKREFAVLTQTFSGSDGKVEQLNCVQVDDKFKPIPGTEFVLKADLVLLAMGFVHPVHEGLLKTLGVDLDPRGNVRAATTDFATSLPKVFSAGDMRRGQSLVVWAIREGRLCARAIDQQLMGSTTLPK